A region of Micromonospora chokoriensis DNA encodes the following proteins:
- a CDS encoding NADH-quinone oxidoreductase subunit G, giving the protein MTDVAKQTDMVTLTIDGVEVTAPKGTLLIRVAEQMGTEIPRFCDHPLLAPAGACRQCLVEVEGQRKPVASCTQTVADGMVVRTQITSPVAKKAQEGVMELLLLNHPLDCPMCDKGGECPLQNQAMSTGRTDSRFHEHKREYEKPMAISSQVLLDRERCVLCQRCTRFSEEIAGDKFIDLMGRSSAEEINIYRDDAYGEEGDAGDVPFNSYFSGNTVQICPVGALTGAQYRFRARPFDLVSSPSVCEHCSAGCGQRTDWRRGKVLRRLAGDEPEVNEEWNCDKGRWGFQYTRATDRLTTPLVRDERTGELREASWSEALTVAAEGLHTARESGQGTAVLTGGRLTVEDAYAYAKFARVALNTNDIDFRARPVSREEADFLASSVAGVTDVTYTDVENAPAVVLVGLEPEEECPILFLRLRKAYLKKTLTVYALAPFATRGLEKLGAKLARVVPGEEASVLAEHATVAEALSAPGAILIVGERLATVPGGLSAAADVARRTGAKLVWVPRRAGDRGAVDAGCLPNLLPGGRLVTEPAARAELGEAWDIPAGVIPSQAGRDTDGILAAAANGQLGALVVGGVDPADLADPRLAEAALDAVPFLVSLELRASAVTRRANVVLPVAPVVEKSGSFLDWEGRLRPFEAVLNTSAMTDGRVLDALAALLDVRLGTADVPSVRRELGSLPATRTSRPTAPSVAPGRVPHPGAGEAVLATWHQLVDLGTLTDGDEHLAGTARPPVVRLGKGTAEALGVVDGDAVTVGTDRGALTLPAEITEMPDGVVWLPTNSPGSTVRRSLGATSGAVVRISVPAPSAAVPAGRVAADETGLPGPLLSSGGNQ; this is encoded by the coding sequence GTGACGGACGTAGCCAAGCAGACCGACATGGTCACCCTCACCATCGACGGCGTCGAGGTCACCGCCCCCAAGGGGACGCTGCTGATCCGGGTCGCCGAGCAGATGGGCACCGAGATCCCCCGGTTCTGCGACCACCCGCTGCTGGCCCCGGCCGGCGCGTGCCGGCAGTGCCTGGTCGAGGTGGAGGGCCAGCGCAAGCCGGTGGCCTCCTGCACCCAGACCGTCGCCGACGGCATGGTCGTGCGGACCCAGATCACCTCCCCGGTGGCCAAGAAGGCGCAGGAGGGGGTGATGGAGCTGCTGCTGCTCAACCACCCGCTGGACTGCCCGATGTGTGACAAGGGCGGTGAGTGCCCGCTCCAGAACCAGGCCATGTCCACCGGCCGCACCGACTCGCGCTTCCACGAGCACAAGCGGGAGTACGAGAAGCCGATGGCGATCAGCAGCCAGGTGCTGCTGGACCGCGAGCGTTGCGTGCTCTGCCAGCGGTGCACCCGGTTCTCCGAGGAGATCGCCGGCGACAAGTTCATCGACCTGATGGGCCGGTCGTCCGCCGAGGAGATCAACATCTACCGGGACGACGCGTACGGCGAGGAAGGCGACGCCGGTGATGTGCCGTTCAACTCCTACTTCTCCGGCAACACCGTGCAGATCTGCCCGGTGGGTGCCCTGACCGGTGCCCAGTACCGTTTCCGGGCCCGCCCGTTCGACCTGGTGTCCAGCCCGAGCGTCTGCGAGCACTGCTCGGCCGGCTGCGGGCAGCGCACCGACTGGCGGCGCGGCAAGGTGCTGCGCCGGCTGGCCGGCGACGAGCCGGAGGTCAACGAGGAGTGGAACTGCGACAAGGGTCGCTGGGGCTTCCAGTACACCCGGGCCACCGACCGGCTGACCACCCCGCTGGTCCGTGACGAGCGCACCGGTGAGCTGCGGGAGGCGTCCTGGAGTGAGGCGCTCACCGTGGCCGCCGAGGGGCTGCACACGGCACGGGAGAGCGGACAGGGCACCGCGGTGCTCACCGGCGGCCGGCTGACCGTCGAGGACGCCTACGCGTACGCGAAGTTCGCCCGGGTCGCGCTGAACACCAACGACATCGACTTCCGGGCCCGGCCGGTCTCCCGCGAGGAGGCCGACTTCCTGGCCAGCTCGGTCGCCGGCGTCACCGACGTCACCTACACCGACGTGGAGAACGCGCCGGCGGTGGTGCTGGTCGGCCTGGAGCCGGAGGAGGAGTGCCCCATCCTCTTCCTGCGACTGCGCAAGGCGTACCTGAAGAAGACCCTGACGGTGTACGCGCTGGCGCCGTTCGCGACCCGCGGCCTGGAGAAGCTCGGTGCCAAGCTGGCCCGAGTGGTGCCGGGCGAGGAGGCCAGCGTGCTCGCCGAGCACGCCACGGTCGCCGAGGCGCTGAGCGCGCCGGGCGCGATCCTGATCGTGGGTGAGCGGCTGGCCACCGTGCCGGGTGGGCTCTCCGCCGCCGCGGACGTGGCCCGGCGTACCGGAGCGAAGCTGGTCTGGGTGCCGCGGCGCGCTGGTGACCGCGGCGCTGTCGACGCGGGCTGCCTGCCCAACCTGCTCCCCGGTGGCCGCCTGGTGACCGAGCCGGCCGCGCGGGCCGAGCTGGGTGAGGCGTGGGACATCCCGGCCGGTGTGATCCCGAGCCAGGCCGGTCGGGACACCGACGGCATCCTCGCCGCCGCTGCCAACGGGCAGCTCGGTGCCCTGGTCGTCGGTGGTGTCGACCCGGCTGACCTGGCCGACCCCCGGCTGGCCGAGGCCGCCCTGGACGCGGTGCCGTTCCTGGTCAGTCTGGAGCTGCGCGCCAGCGCGGTCACCCGACGGGCGAACGTGGTGCTGCCGGTCGCCCCGGTGGTCGAGAAGTCCGGCAGCTTCCTCGACTGGGAGGGCCGGCTGCGTCCGTTCGAGGCGGTGCTGAACACCTCCGCGATGACCGACGGTCGGGTGCTCGACGCCCTGGCCGCGCTGCTCGACGTGCGGCTGGGCACGGCCGACGTGCCGAGCGTCCGCCGTGAGCTGGGCTCGCTGCCGGCGACCCGGACGTCCCGGCCCACCGCCCCGTCGGTGGCGCCGGGCCGGGTGCCGCACCCGGGCGCCGGGGAGGCCGTGCTGGCGACCTGGCACCAGCTGGTCGACCTGGGCACCCTGACCGACGGCGACGAGCACCTCGCCGGCACCGCCCGCCCGCCGGTCGTCCGGCTGGGCAAGGGCACCGCCGAGGCGCTCGGTGTGGTCGACGGCGACGCGGTCACGGTCGGCACCGACCGGGGCGCGCTGACCCTGCCGGCCGAGATCACCGAGATGCCGGACGGCGTGGTCTGGTTGCCGACCAACTCACCCGGTTCGACAGTGCGACGCAGCCTCGGGGCGACGTCCGGCGCGGTCGTCCGGATCTCCGTCCCCGCACCGAGCGCGGCCGTCCCGGCCGGGCGCGTGGCGGCCGACGAGACCGGCCTCCCGGGTCCGCTCCTCAGTTCTGGGGGTAACCAGTGA
- the nuoF gene encoding NADH-quinone oxidoreductase subunit NuoF, whose translation MTTPRPETLAKLTPVLTKRWLSPDAWRIGTYEQLDGYAALRKALKAHPDDLIQLIKDSGLRGRGGAGFPTGLKWGFIPQGDGKPHYLVVNADEGEPGTCKDLPLMTHDPHALVEGVIIASYAIRASRAYIYIRGEAVHAARRLRNAVQEAYDKGYLGRNILRSGYDLELVVHSGAGAYICGEETALLDSLEGFRGQPRLRPPFPATHGLYASPTVVNNVGTIASVPPIVLGGADWWKSMGTEKSSGPMIYSLSGRVANPGQYECSMGVTLRELLELAGGMQPGHNLRFWTPGGSSTPLLAAEHLDVPLDFEGVAAAGSILGTTATQIFSDQDCPVYATYRWLEFYHHESCGKCTPCREGNYWMVRVYRRILAGQGTHEDLETLLDTCDNILGRSFCGLGDGATSSVTSSLQYFKQDYLDYIEGRTAPKLSDKQLVGAH comes from the coding sequence GTGACCACTCCCCGCCCGGAGACGCTGGCCAAGCTGACGCCGGTGTTGACCAAGCGCTGGCTGTCGCCGGACGCCTGGCGCATCGGCACGTACGAGCAGCTCGACGGTTACGCCGCACTACGCAAGGCGCTCAAGGCCCACCCGGACGACCTGATCCAGCTGATCAAGGACTCCGGGTTGCGGGGCCGGGGTGGCGCGGGCTTCCCGACCGGTCTCAAGTGGGGCTTCATCCCGCAGGGCGACGGCAAGCCGCACTACCTGGTGGTCAACGCCGACGAGGGCGAGCCGGGCACCTGCAAGGACCTGCCGCTCATGACCCACGACCCGCACGCGCTGGTCGAAGGCGTGATCATCGCGTCGTACGCGATCCGGGCCAGCCGCGCCTACATCTACATCCGGGGCGAGGCGGTGCACGCCGCGCGCCGGCTGCGCAACGCCGTCCAGGAGGCGTACGACAAGGGCTACCTCGGCCGCAACATCCTACGCAGCGGCTACGACCTGGAGCTGGTGGTGCACTCCGGCGCCGGGGCGTACATCTGCGGTGAGGAGACGGCGCTGCTGGACTCCCTGGAGGGGTTCCGGGGTCAGCCCCGGCTGCGCCCGCCGTTCCCGGCCACCCACGGCCTGTACGCGAGCCCGACGGTGGTGAACAACGTCGGCACCATCGCCAGCGTGCCGCCGATCGTGCTCGGCGGCGCCGACTGGTGGAAGAGCATGGGCACCGAGAAGTCCTCCGGGCCGATGATCTACTCGCTGTCCGGCCGGGTGGCCAACCCGGGCCAGTACGAGTGCTCGATGGGTGTCACCCTGCGCGAGCTGCTGGAGTTGGCGGGCGGGATGCAGCCCGGCCACAACCTGCGGTTCTGGACCCCGGGTGGCTCGTCCACGCCGCTGCTCGCCGCCGAGCACCTGGACGTGCCCCTGGACTTCGAGGGGGTGGCGGCGGCCGGCTCGATCCTCGGCACCACCGCCACGCAGATCTTCTCCGACCAGGACTGCCCGGTCTACGCGACGTACCGGTGGCTGGAGTTCTACCACCACGAGTCGTGCGGCAAGTGCACCCCGTGTCGCGAGGGCAACTACTGGATGGTTCGGGTCTACCGGCGGATCCTCGCCGGTCAGGGCACCCACGAGGACCTGGAAACCCTTCTGGACACCTGCGACAACATCCTCGGCCGTTCGTTCTGCGGCCTGGGTGACGGCGCGACCAGTTCGGTGACCTCGTCGCTGCAGTACTTCAAGCAGGACTACCTCGACTACATCGAGGGACGGACCGCGCCGAAGCTCTCCGACAAGCAGCTAGTGGGGGCCCACTGA
- the nuoE gene encoding NADH-quinone oxidoreductase subunit NuoE, which yields MTTFTDETRERAREIIARYPADRSRSALLPLLHLVQAEEGYVSPAGVAFCAEVLGLNKAQVGAVATFYTMYKRKPTGDFLVSVCTNTMCNVLGGQEVYDTLSEHLGVGHDETTADGTITLEHAECLAACDYGPVMTVNYDFFDGVDPSTAVGVVDELRAGGRPMPTRGARLCTLKEMAVQLAGFADERDGAVADGGPGEPTLRGLRLAQQHGVSVPGFDPNTPIRSKAEADKAAAEAKAKQEKAAAEAKAKAEAAKPAPAEASAAPVKGGDGASAPTGVAGPAKPAEATGLAKPAEATEPAKPGDASGSTTRDVKAPDDKSPQVRTAETRQPDASTAVPDAPGTKVPTDGTGTAPAAGDARSAEAAGIAANAPAGDGKPAGDEAGAQERNLTEAKAGTDADGAGPADASETGAQK from the coding sequence ATGACGACTTTCACTGACGAGACCCGGGAGCGGGCGCGCGAGATCATCGCCCGTTACCCGGCGGACCGGTCCCGCTCGGCACTGCTGCCGCTGCTGCACCTGGTCCAGGCCGAGGAGGGGTACGTCTCCCCGGCCGGGGTCGCGTTCTGCGCCGAGGTGCTGGGGCTGAACAAGGCCCAGGTCGGAGCGGTGGCGACCTTCTACACAATGTACAAGCGCAAGCCGACCGGCGACTTCCTGGTCAGCGTCTGCACCAACACCATGTGCAACGTGCTCGGCGGCCAGGAGGTCTACGACACCCTCTCCGAGCACCTGGGCGTGGGGCACGACGAGACCACCGCCGACGGCACCATCACGCTGGAGCACGCCGAGTGCCTGGCGGCCTGCGACTACGGCCCGGTGATGACCGTCAACTACGACTTCTTCGACGGCGTGGACCCGTCCACCGCCGTGGGTGTCGTCGACGAGTTGCGGGCGGGCGGGCGGCCGATGCCGACCCGCGGCGCCCGGCTCTGCACCCTCAAGGAGATGGCTGTCCAGCTCGCCGGCTTCGCCGACGAGCGCGACGGCGCGGTCGCCGACGGTGGGCCGGGTGAGCCCACCCTGCGCGGGCTGCGGCTGGCCCAGCAGCACGGCGTCTCGGTGCCGGGCTTCGACCCGAACACCCCGATCCGCAGCAAGGCGGAAGCGGACAAGGCCGCCGCCGAGGCGAAGGCGAAGCAGGAGAAGGCCGCCGCCGAGGCGAAGGCGAAGGCGGAGGCCGCCAAGCCGGCGCCCGCCGAGGCCAGCGCCGCGCCGGTCAAGGGTGGCGACGGGGCATCCGCCCCGACCGGTGTCGCCGGGCCGGCGAAGCCGGCAGAGGCCACCGGGCTGGCGAAGCCGGCAGAGGCTACTGAGCCGGCGAAGCCGGGAGACGCCAGCGGCAGCACCACGCGTGACGTCAAGGCACCCGACGACAAGTCGCCGCAGGTGCGTACCGCCGAGACCCGGCAGCCGGACGCGAGCACGGCAGTGCCGGACGCCCCGGGCACGAAGGTCCCGACGGACGGCACCGGCACCGCGCCCGCGGCTGGTGACGCGCGGTCGGCCGAGGCCGCCGGCATCGCCGCCAATGCGCCGGCCGGCGACGGTAAGCCCGCCGGCGACGAGGCCGGGGCGCAGGAGCGCAACCTCACCGAAGCGAAGGCTGGCACGGACGCCGACGGCGCCGGACCGGCGGACGCGAGCGAAACGGGGGCCCAGAAGTGA
- a CDS encoding NADH-quinone oxidoreductase subunit D yields MTTSNYASEHETDEGRVFTVTGGDWDTIVSGTDPINDERIVVNMGPQHPSTHGVLRLILELEGETVREARSVVGYLHTGIEKNLEYRNWVQGSTFVTRMDYLAPIFNETAYALAVEKLLGITDDITERATTIRVLMMELNRISSHLVWLATTGMELGAISIMLYGFREREYILDIFETITGLRMNHAYVRPGGVAQDVPDDAVRKIREFLKMMPKKLKEYEDLLSGQPIWTERTKNVAVLDVTGCVALGITGPVLRSAGLAWDLRKTMPYCGYETYEFDVPTHPDGDVWGRYQVRLAEIRESMKLVEQALDRLKPGPVMVADRKIAWPAQLAIGVDGMGNSLEHVAKIMGQSMESLIHHFKLVTEGFRVPPGQVYVAIEAPRGELGVHAVSDGGTRPYRVHYREPSFVNLQALPAMAEGGLIADVIAGGASLDPVMGGCDR; encoded by the coding sequence GTGACGACGTCGAACTACGCCAGCGAGCACGAGACCGACGAGGGTCGGGTCTTCACCGTCACCGGTGGGGACTGGGACACGATCGTCTCGGGCACCGACCCGATCAACGACGAGCGGATCGTCGTCAACATGGGTCCGCAGCACCCGTCCACGCACGGGGTGCTGCGGCTGATCCTGGAGCTGGAGGGCGAGACGGTCCGCGAGGCCCGATCCGTCGTCGGCTACCTGCACACCGGCATCGAGAAGAACCTCGAATACCGCAACTGGGTTCAGGGCTCGACGTTCGTGACCCGGATGGACTACCTCGCCCCGATCTTCAACGAGACGGCGTACGCGCTGGCGGTCGAGAAGTTGTTGGGCATCACCGACGACATCACCGAGCGGGCGACCACCATCCGCGTGCTGATGATGGAGCTCAACCGGATCTCTTCGCACCTGGTCTGGCTGGCCACCACCGGCATGGAGCTGGGCGCGATCTCGATCATGCTGTACGGCTTCCGTGAGCGGGAGTACATCCTCGACATCTTCGAGACCATCACCGGTCTGCGCATGAACCACGCGTACGTCCGGCCGGGTGGGGTCGCGCAGGACGTGCCGGACGACGCCGTCCGCAAGATCCGCGAGTTCCTCAAGATGATGCCGAAGAAGCTCAAGGAGTACGAGGACCTGCTCTCCGGCCAGCCGATCTGGACCGAGCGGACGAAGAACGTTGCGGTGCTGGACGTGACCGGCTGTGTGGCGCTCGGCATCACCGGCCCGGTGCTGCGCTCGGCCGGTCTCGCCTGGGACCTGCGCAAGACCATGCCGTACTGCGGCTACGAGACGTACGAGTTCGACGTGCCGACCCACCCCGACGGCGACGTGTGGGGCCGCTACCAGGTCCGGCTCGCCGAGATCCGGGAGTCGATGAAGCTTGTCGAGCAGGCCCTGGACCGGCTCAAGCCGGGTCCGGTGATGGTCGCCGACCGCAAGATCGCCTGGCCGGCGCAGCTGGCCATCGGTGTTGACGGCATGGGCAACTCGCTGGAGCACGTCGCGAAGATCATGGGTCAGTCGATGGAGTCGCTGATCCACCACTTCAAGCTGGTGACCGAGGGCTTCCGGGTGCCGCCCGGCCAGGTGTACGTCGCCATCGAGGCACCCCGAGGCGAGCTGGGCGTGCACGCCGTGTCCGACGGTGGCACCCGGCCGTACCGGGTGCACTACCGGGAGCCCAGCTTCGTCAACCTCCAGGCCCTCCCGGCGATGGCCGAGGGCGGTCTGATCGCCGACGTGATCGCCGGCGGCGCCTCGTTGGACCCCGTGATGGGTGGTTGTGACCGATGA
- a CDS encoding NADH-quinone oxidoreductase subunit C, with amino-acid sequence MTSPTDKPNDGGVPVPVTPVGASSTAPAEYPPASPAGRGMFGNQGTGDVSGYGGLVRPRQPVEEASRPYGGYFDEVRDALEEAYPAFGDAIEKVVVDRGELTLHVRPERIAEVCQVMRDDLALRFELCSSVSGVDYLGADERRLHVVYLLTSMTYRRRVRLEAAVSAEAPHLPSVTAVYPTADWQEREAYDMFGIVFDGHPNLTRILMPDDWEGHPQRKDYPLGGVPVEYKGAEIQPPNERRSYQ; translated from the coding sequence ATGACGTCACCCACGGACAAGCCCAACGACGGCGGTGTGCCGGTACCGGTCACGCCGGTCGGCGCCAGCAGCACCGCCCCCGCCGAGTACCCGCCGGCCAGTCCGGCGGGGCGCGGCATGTTCGGCAACCAGGGCACCGGCGACGTGTCCGGCTACGGCGGCCTGGTCCGCCCGCGCCAGCCCGTCGAGGAGGCGTCCCGGCCGTACGGGGGCTACTTCGACGAGGTCCGCGACGCGCTGGAGGAGGCGTACCCGGCCTTCGGCGACGCGATCGAGAAGGTCGTGGTCGACCGGGGTGAGCTGACCCTGCACGTACGCCCGGAGCGGATCGCCGAGGTGTGCCAGGTGATGCGGGACGACCTGGCCCTGCGGTTCGAGCTGTGCTCGTCGGTGTCCGGCGTGGACTACCTGGGCGCGGACGAACGCCGGCTGCACGTGGTCTACCTGCTCACCTCGATGACGTACCGGCGGCGGGTCCGGCTGGAGGCAGCGGTCTCCGCCGAGGCGCCGCACCTGCCCAGCGTGACCGCCGTCTACCCGACCGCCGACTGGCAGGAGCGGGAGGCGTACGACATGTTCGGCATCGTCTTCGACGGCCACCCCAACCTGACCCGGATCCTCATGCCGGACGACTGGGAGGGTCACCCGCAGCGCAAGGACTACCCGCTCGGCGGCGTGCCCGTCGAGTACAAGGGTGCGGAGATCCAGCCGCCGAACGAGCGGAGGTCGTACCAGTGA
- a CDS encoding NuoB/complex I 20 kDa subunit family protein, with product MGIEEKLPAGVLLTSVEKLVNWSRKSSVWGATFGLACCAIEMMAAGGPHYDMGRWGMEVFRASPRQADLMIVAGRVSQKMAPVLRQIYDQMAEPRWVLSMGVCASSGGMFNNYAIVQGVDHVVPVDMYLPGCPPRPEMLIDAILKLREKIMYEPLGPNGRKMLAARQERGDVPVVPYGSMPSSYRSDKARRAEWTRAVREGREEQLRIENWMNAQNHLHPQVGPK from the coding sequence ATGGGCATCGAGGAGAAGCTTCCCGCCGGCGTCCTGCTCACCTCGGTGGAGAAGCTGGTCAACTGGTCCCGGAAGTCGTCCGTGTGGGGCGCGACCTTCGGCCTGGCCTGCTGCGCCATCGAGATGATGGCCGCCGGTGGTCCGCACTACGACATGGGCCGCTGGGGCATGGAGGTCTTCCGGGCGTCGCCCCGGCAGGCCGACCTGATGATCGTCGCCGGCCGGGTGAGTCAGAAGATGGCCCCGGTGCTGCGCCAGATCTACGACCAGATGGCCGAGCCACGCTGGGTGCTCTCGATGGGCGTCTGCGCGAGCAGCGGCGGCATGTTCAACAACTACGCGATCGTGCAGGGCGTCGACCACGTGGTGCCGGTCGACATGTACCTGCCCGGCTGCCCGCCGCGGCCGGAGATGCTCATCGACGCGATCCTCAAGCTCCGCGAGAAGATCATGTATGAGCCGCTGGGCCCGAACGGCCGCAAGATGCTGGCGGCCCGCCAGGAGCGCGGCGACGTCCCCGTCGTGCCCTACGGCTCCATGCCCTCCTCGTACCGCAGCGACAAGGCCCGGCGTGCCGAGTGGACCAGGGCGGTCCGCGAGGGGCGCGAGGAGCAGCTGCGGATCGAGAACTGGATGAACGCTCAGAACCACCTCCACCCGCAGGTAGGCCCGAAATGA
- a CDS encoding NADH-quinone oxidoreductase subunit A has translation MSLSPYAPIIGLFALAAAFSLFSVGAARFAGPRRYNKAKLEAYECGIEPSPQPVGGGRFPIKFYLTAMLFIVFDIEIIFLYPWAVSFDALPIFGFVEMVLFIVAVFVAYAYVWRRGGLDWD, from the coding sequence ATGTCGCTCTCGCCTTACGCACCGATCATCGGGCTGTTCGCCCTCGCCGCGGCGTTCTCGCTGTTTTCCGTCGGCGCCGCCCGCTTCGCCGGTCCCCGTCGCTACAACAAGGCCAAACTCGAGGCTTACGAGTGCGGCATCGAGCCCAGCCCGCAGCCGGTCGGCGGCGGGCGGTTCCCGATCAAGTTCTACCTGACGGCGATGCTCTTCATCGTCTTCGACATCGAGATCATCTTCCTCTACCCCTGGGCGGTCTCGTTCGACGCTCTGCCGATCTTCGGCTTCGTGGAGATGGTCCTGTTCATCGTCGCGGTCTTCGTTGCGTACGCCTACGTGTGGCGGCGCGGCGGCCTGGACTGGGACTGA
- a CDS encoding geranylgeranyl reductase family protein: MTAVEHDADVIVVGAGPGGSATAYHLARHGVRVLLLEKTEFPREKVCGDGLTPRAVRQLIRMGVDTSPEAGWLHNRGLRVIGGGVRLELDWPELASFPNYGLVRTRLDFDDLLAQRAVAAGAKLRTNVNVLGPVLDGDGRVTGVEAEVGPGKEPATFHAPLVVAADGVSGRFPLALGLAKREDRPIGVAVRRYYRSPAKHEDNYLESWLELRSKDSGDNLLPGYGWIFGLGDGRVNVGLGVLNSSSAFGKTNYRRLLTDWLANTPEDWGMTDEANADGPILGAALPMGFNRVPHYTRGVLLVGDSGGMVNPFNGEGIAYAMESGELAAEVVVQALARPAGPERERALMAYPNELKARLGGYYRLGGIFVKLIGRPEIMRIATKHGMPHPTLMRFVLKLLANLTDPRGGDAMDRVINAMTKAAPAV; encoded by the coding sequence ATGACCGCGGTGGAACACGATGCCGACGTCATCGTCGTGGGCGCCGGTCCCGGTGGGTCAGCGACTGCGTACCACCTGGCCCGGCACGGCGTACGGGTGCTGTTGCTGGAGAAGACCGAGTTCCCGCGCGAGAAGGTCTGCGGCGACGGGTTGACCCCGCGCGCCGTGCGCCAGCTCATCCGGATGGGCGTGGACACCTCGCCCGAGGCGGGCTGGCTACACAACCGCGGTCTGCGGGTCATCGGTGGCGGCGTACGCCTCGAACTGGACTGGCCGGAGCTCGCCAGCTTCCCCAACTACGGCCTGGTGCGCACCAGGTTGGACTTCGACGACCTGCTCGCCCAGCGGGCGGTGGCAGCCGGCGCGAAGCTGCGTACCAATGTCAATGTGCTCGGCCCGGTGCTCGACGGCGACGGCCGCGTCACCGGCGTCGAGGCGGAGGTCGGCCCGGGCAAGGAGCCCGCCACCTTCCACGCCCCGCTGGTCGTCGCGGCGGACGGGGTCTCTGGCCGTTTCCCGCTCGCGCTCGGGCTGGCCAAGCGGGAGGACCGGCCGATCGGCGTGGCCGTCCGCCGCTACTACCGCTCGCCGGCCAAGCACGAGGACAACTACCTCGAATCCTGGTTGGAGCTGCGCAGCAAGGACAGCGGCGACAACCTGCTGCCCGGGTACGGCTGGATCTTCGGCCTCGGTGACGGTCGGGTCAACGTCGGCCTCGGCGTGCTCAACTCGTCGTCCGCGTTCGGCAAGACCAACTACCGCCGGCTGCTCACCGACTGGCTCGCCAACACCCCGGAAGACTGGGGGATGACCGACGAGGCCAACGCCGACGGCCCGATCCTGGGCGCCGCGCTGCCGATGGGCTTCAACCGGGTGCCGCACTACACCCGTGGCGTGCTGCTGGTCGGTGACTCGGGCGGCATGGTCAACCCGTTCAACGGCGAGGGCATCGCGTACGCGATGGAGTCCGGCGAGCTGGCGGCGGAGGTCGTGGTCCAGGCTCTCGCGCGGCCGGCCGGTCCGGAGCGGGAACGGGCGCTGATGGCGTACCCGAACGAGCTGAAGGCACGGCTCGGCGGCTACTACCGGCTGGGCGGCATCTTCGTGAAACTGATCGGCCGTCCGGAGATCATGCGCATCGCCACCAAACACGGCATGCCGCACCCGACGCTGATGCGTTTCGTGCTCAAGCTGTTGGCCAACCTGACCGATCCCCGTGGCGGGGACGCGATGGACCGGGTCATCAACGCGATGACGAAGGCAGCCCCGGCTGTGTAA
- a CDS encoding demethylmenaquinone methyltransferase, translating to MDGWQSGGVSRNPQGQRASLDKQPHEVAAMFDGVAERYDLTNTVISLGQDRSWRRATRAALGLRPGERVLDVGAGTGVSTRELAQSGAYAVGVDLSLGMLYAGKRARPEVPLLAGDALRLPFADASFDAVTISFALRNVNDTDAALRELARVTRPGGRLTVCEFSTPVNPVFRTVYLSYLMRSLPAVARAVSSNPEAYVYLAESVRAWPDQAALAGRVAAAGWGRVAWRNLTGGVVALHRGVRE from the coding sequence ATGGACGGCTGGCAGAGTGGTGGGGTGAGCCGTAATCCGCAGGGCCAGCGCGCCAGCCTGGACAAGCAGCCGCACGAGGTCGCCGCGATGTTCGACGGCGTGGCCGAGCGCTACGACCTGACCAACACGGTGATTTCGCTGGGTCAGGACCGCTCCTGGCGCCGGGCCACCCGGGCGGCGCTCGGTCTGCGTCCGGGCGAGCGTGTGCTGGACGTGGGGGCCGGCACCGGCGTCTCGACCCGTGAGCTGGCCCAGTCGGGGGCGTACGCGGTCGGGGTCGACCTGTCGCTGGGCATGCTGTACGCCGGCAAGCGGGCCCGGCCCGAGGTGCCGCTGCTGGCCGGGGACGCGCTGCGACTGCCGTTCGCCGATGCCAGCTTCGACGCGGTGACCATCTCCTTCGCGCTGCGCAACGTCAACGACACCGACGCCGCCCTGCGGGAGTTGGCACGGGTGACCCGGCCGGGTGGGCGGCTGACGGTGTGCGAGTTCAGCACCCCGGTCAACCCGGTCTTCCGGACCGTCTACCTGTCGTACCTGATGCGGTCGCTGCCGGCGGTCGCCCGTGCGGTGTCGAGCAACCCCGAGGCGTACGTCTACCTCGCCGAGTCCGTCCGGGCCTGGCCGGACCAGGCCGCGCTGGCCGGGCGGGTCGCCGCGGCCGGGTGGGGACGGGTGGCGTGGCGCAACCTGACCGGCGGCGTGGTGGCTCTGCACCGGGGCGTCCGCGAGTAG